From a single Sulfolobus sp. E5-1-F genomic region:
- a CDS encoding CaiB/BaiF CoA transferase family protein, with protein MYRVIELGHVISAPFAGEMLAHLGFEVIKVEPIQGDPSRRDDVMGDSMFIFNNRGKKSIAIDLRSKKGKEVFLKLIKESHVLIENLSPYTMEKLGFDEKTLFSLNPSLVYCSIKGYPKGKYENLPAFGTIIESVSGIMDANGKARLPASITDMNTSTYCVITILYALLMKKPGHYRVNIVQADAVWLGYYLIEYEKFGKVFEGGKDELPFWAPYELFRSEEGDEFYLAVNDDVKFSKLCKLLRLENLLNDEKFRTNSARVKNRKELHELLQDKFSRMKLDDIINLLSENDIPVAKMNKLKDVVNADFIEWEKRYNSNILIPKLPLPGSLDNKREPNLGENTMEILRELGYNEEEIKVMIKENIVK; from the coding sequence ATGTATAGAGTTATCGAGCTAGGTCATGTTATATCAGCTCCCTTTGCTGGCGAGATGTTAGCTCATTTAGGATTTGAGGTAATAAAGGTAGAACCTATTCAAGGTGATCCCAGCAGAAGAGATGATGTCATGGGGGATTCCATGTTTATTTTTAATAACAGAGGTAAGAAGTCAATTGCAATAGACCTAAGGAGTAAGAAGGGAAAGGAAGTCTTTTTAAAGCTAATTAAGGAATCTCACGTGCTTATAGAAAATCTATCCCCATATACAATGGAGAAGTTAGGATTCGATGAAAAAACTCTCTTCTCACTTAATCCAAGTTTAGTCTATTGTTCAATAAAGGGCTATCCTAAGGGAAAATACGAGAATTTACCAGCCTTCGGTACAATCATAGAGAGCGTTAGTGGGATAATGGATGCTAATGGAAAAGCTAGATTACCAGCATCGATCACCGATATGAATACTTCAACTTACTGTGTAATCACTATACTTTACGCGTTATTGATGAAAAAACCTGGACATTATAGGGTGAATATTGTGCAAGCTGATGCAGTTTGGTTGGGATATTATTTGATTGAATATGAGAAATTTGGAAAGGTTTTTGAGGGAGGTAAAGACGAATTACCTTTTTGGGCTCCATATGAGCTATTCCGAAGTGAAGAGGGAGATGAATTTTATTTGGCAGTAAACGATGACGTTAAATTCAGCAAGTTATGCAAACTATTAAGATTAGAGAATTTGCTAAATGATGAGAAGTTTAGAACTAACTCTGCCAGAGTAAAAAATAGAAAGGAATTACATGAACTGTTACAAGATAAGTTCAGTAGAATGAAACTCGATGATATAATTAACTTACTAAGTGAGAATGATATACCAGTAGCCAAAATGAATAAGTTAAAAGATGTTGTAAATGCTGACTTCATAGAGTGGGAAAAAAGATATAATAGCAATATACTAATTCCAAAGCTTCCATTACCTGGCTCTTTAGATAATAAAAGGGAGCCTAATTTAGGGGAAAATACCATGGAGATACTAAGGGAATTAGGATACAATGAAGAGGAAATAAAAGTAATGATCAAAGAAAATATAGTTAAGTAG
- a CDS encoding zinc ribbon domain-containing protein has protein sequence MKTKLLIAGILAIAVVAISVTTMSALISSSSKIVALSSSEAQTIFGGSWEVLQNQTYLKVYSTENITIYYANGTNVTIPYPQHVKSLDHEVLVGNINGTKVKMVINVVQFTSNVSHFVLPLSHFIQDEHHHHFSHDFMLIYNSTEYNGYRVIYFASTSPYPHTILIAYKGTTLIEVTLNGYVASITQMEEVLNYI, from the coding sequence ATGAAAACAAAACTGCTAATCGCTGGAATTCTCGCAATAGCCGTAGTTGCAATTTCAGTAACTACGATGTCAGCCCTTATTAGTTCTTCATCCAAAATAGTTGCTCTCTCCTCTTCTGAAGCTCAGACAATCTTTGGAGGATCATGGGAAGTTTTGCAAAACCAAACTTATTTGAAAGTATATTCTACAGAAAATATTACTATATACTATGCCAATGGTACTAACGTTACTATACCATATCCGCAACATGTCAAGTCACTAGATCATGAAGTACTTGTAGGGAATATAAATGGTACTAAAGTTAAAATGGTGATAAACGTAGTTCAATTCACTTCAAACGTTAGTCATTTTGTTCTTCCTTTATCTCATTTCATACAGGACGAACATCACCATCACTTCTCACATGACTTCATGCTAATCTATAACTCTACTGAATATAATGGGTATAGGGTAATTTACTTCGCATCTACTTCTCCATACCCACATACTATACTAATAGCATATAAGGGTACAACATTAATAGAAGTCACTTTAAATGGATATGTCGCTTCAATAACGCAGATGGAAGAAGTACTAAATTATATTTAA
- a CDS encoding MFS transporter has product MDSSKHSLFYSAIILVLMTISARATNNMVTTTVPLLAKYSLQLSNSLVGLLSALLFAFNFISTTFINPKLNSKVRKRVLIISNVVILLSLPLYYLSNSLSIWIISIFAGVAFGLVMPNLVTAASLASDKRSVERLLSLYSTSLSTSLILGPAIEVYLLTKYDYRGIFLWFIPLAFIGVIIASRIRFPDVKRENSGISVIKNKGLIAAALSITTYNIPFAAFTTFLAILAKDRFNLPSFDAYFVFLPFYIMSFLTRLTMTIRPFENLRTPMLISIIITILGLFGILYAPNYSIFLVVIALLGIPHGSIFPMATIMISRATSIAERNAVNSYFLAYNNLLFLVVPAIIGFVSEIVGLSLSMSSLVIPVVITAIAFFKMFWNDNIIVKR; this is encoded by the coding sequence ATGGACAGCTCAAAACACTCATTGTTTTACTCAGCTATAATCCTTGTGTTAATGACAATCTCAGCAAGGGCCACTAATAACATGGTTACTACTACAGTTCCACTATTGGCTAAATATAGCCTTCAACTATCTAACTCGTTGGTTGGTCTTTTGTCAGCCTTATTATTTGCCTTCAATTTTATCTCTACAACATTTATTAATCCTAAACTTAATTCCAAGGTAAGAAAGAGAGTACTTATAATATCCAATGTTGTAATTTTACTTTCTTTACCACTTTATTATCTGTCTAACTCATTATCAATATGGATAATCTCAATCTTCGCTGGAGTTGCATTTGGTTTAGTAATGCCTAATCTAGTGACTGCCGCGAGTTTAGCAAGTGATAAGAGATCAGTCGAGAGATTACTATCTTTATACTCAACTAGCCTTAGTACCAGTTTGATCCTAGGCCCAGCAATTGAAGTCTATTTACTAACAAAATATGACTATAGGGGTATATTCTTATGGTTTATTCCATTAGCGTTCATAGGTGTTATAATTGCATCGAGAATTAGATTCCCAGATGTTAAGAGAGAAAATAGTGGAATTTCAGTGATTAAAAATAAGGGTCTAATAGCAGCTGCCTTATCGATTACCACTTATAATATACCATTCGCAGCATTCACGACTTTCTTAGCAATATTAGCTAAGGATAGATTCAACTTACCTAGCTTTGATGCGTACTTTGTCTTTTTGCCATTCTATATAATGTCTTTCTTGACTAGACTTACGATGACCATTAGACCATTTGAAAACCTCAGAACGCCAATGTTAATCTCTATCATTATAACGATTTTGGGGTTATTCGGAATATTATACGCTCCTAATTACTCTATATTTCTAGTAGTTATAGCGCTACTGGGGATACCTCACGGCTCAATATTTCCTATGGCTACTATAATGATAAGTAGAGCTACCAGTATAGCTGAAAGGAACGCAGTGAATTCGTATTTCTTAGCTTATAACAATTTATTATTCCTAGTAGTTCCAGCCATAATCGGATTTGTATCAGAAATAGTTGGGTTATCACTCTCTATGTCGTCCTTAGTAATACCCGTTGTCATTACCGCAATAGCTTTCTTCAAGATGTTTTGGAACGATAATATTATAGTTAAGAGATGA
- a CDS encoding DEAD/DEAH box helicase: MFENLSEELRKALNEAGYIKPTKVQEAVIPELMNGKSVIVQAKTGSGKTAAYVIPILERNSSALILSPTRELAIQILDEIRKLGKYKQIDVSLVIGGMSYDDQRQSKIVVGTPGRLLDLWSKGKIDFSAYDFVVVDEADRMLDMGFIDDIRMILNHCNPKITGYFSATIPDEIMTLAKEFSKDLREIVLDEYKPVEEVKQKFVKVRNDWSDKVSKLLEEINGEKILVFTRTRDRARKLFYLLKGRGVNVGLLSGDMPQSVRLKNFYGFKKGKYNVLVATDLASRGIDIIDVNKVINFDIPRDVETYIHRVGRTGRMGRVGQAITFYTFREADMIKRINNLLAI; this comes from the coding sequence ATGTTTGAAAATTTAAGTGAAGAACTAAGAAAGGCTTTGAATGAAGCTGGCTACATTAAGCCTACCAAAGTTCAAGAAGCTGTAATTCCGGAATTGATGAACGGTAAGAGTGTAATAGTTCAAGCTAAAACAGGATCTGGTAAGACTGCAGCATATGTTATTCCAATTCTAGAACGAAATAGTTCGGCTTTAATTTTATCACCTACTAGGGAATTGGCAATACAAATTCTAGATGAGATAAGGAAACTAGGGAAATACAAACAAATTGACGTTAGCTTGGTAATAGGCGGAATGAGTTACGATGATCAAAGACAATCCAAGATAGTTGTTGGTACCCCAGGTAGGCTTTTGGATCTATGGAGTAAGGGTAAGATTGACTTCTCTGCTTACGATTTTGTTGTAGTTGACGAGGCGGATAGGATGCTAGACATGGGTTTTATAGATGATATTAGAATGATATTGAATCACTGTAATCCTAAAATCACGGGGTACTTCTCAGCTACAATACCAGATGAAATTATGACTCTTGCAAAAGAGTTCTCTAAGGACCTTAGAGAGATCGTATTAGATGAATATAAACCAGTGGAGGAGGTTAAACAGAAATTCGTGAAGGTTAGGAATGATTGGAGTGATAAAGTATCGAAATTATTGGAGGAAATAAATGGCGAGAAAATTCTAGTATTCACTAGGACTAGGGATAGGGCTAGGAAATTATTCTACTTATTAAAGGGGAGGGGAGTAAATGTGGGACTTTTAAGTGGTGATATGCCTCAGAGCGTTAGATTGAAGAACTTTTATGGATTTAAGAAAGGAAAGTACAACGTTCTAGTTGCAACTGATTTGGCTTCAAGAGGAATCGACATTATAGATGTTAACAAGGTAATAAACTTCGATATTCCAAGGGATGTGGAAACTTACATACATAGAGTAGGAAGGACTGGCAGAATGGGAAGAGTAGGCCAAGCAATAACGTTCTATACGTTCAGAGAAGCTGATATGATTAAAAGAATTAATAACTTGCTTGCAATTTAG
- a CDS encoding thermopsin family protease: MIRNTILALLLLFPTPLIVISLPTGVVAYNGPIYTNQVLGYANVTSLLAYNASGSKLGVPPYGASLQLNVMLQVNTSSEEYYFWLQNVADFITNESKVFFSNNIWNSTTPFAGINNVTGKGEIYPTLELFSHSSYYAYGTYYTNYNFPFSFYLIINESYDTQGVYVSFGYVILQNGSITPPNPIFYDTVFIPVNNLTSASIIIANQTTPSVNLGIITYLGDYLDAELVWGGFGNGESTTFLNMSSFLALLYIKNGKWVPFSQVYNYGSDTAESTNNLRVTIYKNGDAYVTVGEQEPGLLTTNFGPSIPGFLYLNISSKVPFLINNVLSRNFSGYVSAPISLGFFTNYSINSSSFAVLHGSYPSLIEPNVSWFKIINIIPNYTYYYLVKVNSSIPVIAIVNGKQVTLNNTNWFAQGTQINIINYTYYNGSNERYIISSIFPSQSFNISSPLNVNITTIKQYRVIINSNVPVYLNGKRVNGSVWINANTAVKINASIPFYEVGRFIGNYNLTSGGTLVVNEPIVETLQLSINTMLLLEMTVAIAVLAIVIALILRKRR; this comes from the coding sequence GTGATAAGGAATACAATATTAGCTCTCCTTTTGCTCTTTCCAACACCATTAATTGTAATCTCATTACCCACTGGAGTAGTAGCTTATAACGGTCCTATATACACGAATCAAGTATTAGGATATGCGAATGTGACATCTTTATTAGCTTATAATGCATCTGGGTCAAAACTTGGAGTTCCACCTTATGGCGCTTCGCTTCAATTGAACGTTATGCTACAAGTTAACACTAGTAGTGAAGAGTACTATTTCTGGTTACAAAATGTAGCCGATTTCATTACAAATGAAAGTAAGGTATTCTTTAGTAATAATATTTGGAACTCAACAACTCCTTTCGCTGGAATAAACAACGTAACTGGAAAAGGTGAAATATATCCTACCTTAGAACTTTTCTCTCATTCCTCGTATTACGCTTATGGCACTTATTATACTAATTACAATTTTCCCTTTTCGTTTTACCTTATAATAAATGAGAGCTATGATACTCAAGGAGTATATGTTAGTTTCGGTTATGTTATTCTTCAGAATGGAAGTATAACTCCGCCTAATCCAATATTTTACGATACGGTTTTCATCCCTGTCAATAACTTAACTTCAGCCTCAATTATAATAGCCAATCAGACTACTCCTAGCGTAAATTTAGGTATTATAACATATTTAGGAGACTACTTAGATGCTGAATTGGTATGGGGAGGATTTGGAAATGGTGAATCTACGACCTTTTTAAACATGTCTTCTTTCCTAGCACTATTGTATATCAAAAACGGTAAATGGGTACCATTTTCGCAAGTATATAACTACGGGAGTGATACAGCGGAATCAACTAATAATTTACGTGTTACCATATACAAAAACGGTGATGCTTACGTCACAGTTGGTGAACAAGAACCAGGATTGTTGACTACTAATTTTGGCCCCTCAATTCCAGGTTTCTTATATTTAAATATTAGTAGTAAAGTACCATTTCTGATTAATAACGTCCTTTCACGTAATTTCTCTGGTTACGTTTCAGCCCCAATTAGTTTGGGCTTCTTTACGAATTATTCCATTAACTCATCATCCTTTGCAGTCCTTCATGGAAGCTATCCTAGCTTGATAGAACCCAATGTCAGTTGGTTCAAGATTATAAACATTATACCAAATTACACATATTACTACTTGGTGAAAGTAAACTCATCAATTCCAGTTATTGCTATTGTAAATGGCAAACAAGTTACCTTAAACAATACAAATTGGTTTGCTCAAGGTACTCAAATCAATATAATCAATTACACATATTATAATGGTAGCAATGAAAGATATATCATTTCATCAATTTTTCCATCCCAATCGTTTAACATTAGCTCACCTTTAAACGTAAACATAACCACGATAAAACAATATCGAGTTATAATAAACTCTAATGTACCGGTATATTTGAATGGCAAAAGGGTTAATGGAAGCGTATGGATTAACGCCAATACAGCTGTTAAAATAAATGCAAGCATTCCCTTTTATGAAGTGGGAAGGTTTATCGGAAATTATAACTTAACATCAGGTGGAACCTTAGTGGTGAATGAACCGATAGTTGAGACATTACAATTGTCCATAAATACTATGCTTTTATTAGAAATGACGGTGGCAATAGCAGTATTAGCCATTGTCATAGCGTTGATACTAAGAAAGAGAAGATAA
- a CDS encoding MFS transporter, which translates to MKEETKVSIAAMIGIAFEFYDFLIFGFVASILASLFFPSGNKIVSLLDTLAVFATGFAGRPLGAIVFGHLGDKIGRKYTLIITMTLMGLSSLFTGLLPSYAAIGILAPALLTILRLLQGFSLGGEFGGGITLSAEFADPRKRAFYTGIAQMAQGLGPLMATGLIFIFSSFMLPNTFASIGWRILFIIGAFIAVIGVIIRLKISESPVFKKVKEKNEISHFPLVDAFRMYWKRILLGLGFIIGGTTMTYATSVFASSYLETVIGVPARVVSLALTIGYIVETISIILFAMLADKIGRKPLMVATAAGLLILVYPYFYLISTGQFALILLAQIIYSVVGSMSTGAYAAALTELFPTKVRYTALSFDYHVGVAVFGGTTPFIASYLIYATGYRLAPVYWGIAGMIVTLIAYLLYKETKGTTFEGQEIVKR; encoded by the coding sequence ATGAAGGAAGAAACAAAAGTTTCAATCGCAGCTATGATAGGTATAGCATTCGAATTTTACGACTTTTTAATATTCGGTTTCGTAGCTAGTATTTTAGCCAGCCTATTCTTTCCATCTGGAAATAAAATAGTGTCACTTCTTGACACACTTGCAGTATTTGCTACGGGTTTTGCTGGTAGACCTCTAGGTGCAATAGTATTTGGTCATCTAGGTGATAAAATAGGAAGGAAATATACGTTAATAATCACAATGACATTAATGGGTTTATCGTCATTATTCACGGGTTTACTACCGAGTTACGCTGCAATAGGTATTTTAGCACCTGCATTGTTAACAATTTTGAGATTGCTCCAAGGATTTTCGCTGGGAGGTGAATTCGGAGGAGGAATTACTCTCTCAGCGGAATTTGCGGATCCTAGGAAAAGAGCTTTCTATACCGGAATTGCTCAAATGGCCCAAGGTTTAGGACCACTAATGGCTACTGGATTAATATTCATCTTCAGTAGTTTTATGCTACCTAATACTTTCGCATCTATAGGCTGGAGAATACTTTTCATAATTGGTGCATTTATAGCAGTAATAGGAGTCATTATAAGACTGAAAATTTCTGAATCACCAGTATTCAAAAAGGTTAAGGAGAAGAACGAGATTTCTCATTTTCCATTAGTTGATGCGTTCAGAATGTATTGGAAAAGAATACTGTTGGGTTTAGGGTTCATAATAGGTGGAACTACGATGACATATGCTACTAGTGTTTTTGCATCATCGTATCTAGAAACCGTAATAGGAGTACCTGCACGAGTTGTTTCATTAGCATTAACGATAGGATACATTGTCGAAACAATATCTATAATCTTGTTCGCAATGCTTGCTGATAAAATTGGGAGAAAGCCATTGATGGTAGCAACTGCAGCAGGCTTACTAATCCTTGTATATCCATATTTCTACCTAATCTCTACTGGCCAATTCGCACTAATATTGCTAGCTCAAATAATATATTCCGTGGTAGGTTCAATGTCAACTGGTGCATATGCAGCCGCATTAACAGAGTTATTCCCAACCAAAGTAAGGTATACAGCATTATCCTTTGATTACCATGTGGGAGTCGCAGTATTTGGAGGAACAACGCCATTTATTGCAAGCTACTTGATTTACGCTACTGGTTATAGATTAGCACCAGTATATTGGGGAATAGCTGGAATGATTGTGACGTTAATAGCGTATTTATTGTATAAAGAAACTAAAGGGACAACATTTGAGGGACAAGAAATAGTAAAAAGATAG
- a CDS encoding metal-dependent hydrolase family protein has protein sequence MELAIRNGIVFNGKELIGKVNIYIREGKIVEVSREDHSAKMEIDAKDMFVMPGLIDAHIHLSGIKGGSLLKIMFEKPEYRVLRSSKWLEKLLLAGFTTVRDCGETVSLALKRAVNERIISGPKVIAAGKPITQTFGHGELSHDVPLEFSKTMSFSEFCDGVESCIHAARKVLRDGADFIKIFATGGVLSQRDRPEHPQLSYEEIRAIVNEAEKVNTYVAAHAHGDRGARIAIEAGIKTLEHGTLLKDDTLKLMREKNVTLTPTLTIQELIYKYGKQIGVDEWGLQKIVSVRESVSEVVRKAKEYGVTIISGTDLGFETGIEEIDIGKNWMETVLLVERGGLSPIEALRASTYNAAMAIGINTGNIEIGKDADIIIINGDPTQNIRDISNVIHVIQNGKLVVENKSIKS, from the coding sequence ATGGAACTAGCTATAAGAAACGGAATAGTTTTTAATGGAAAGGAATTAATAGGGAAAGTTAACATCTATATTAGAGAAGGAAAAATCGTAGAAGTGTCTAGAGAAGATCACAGTGCAAAAATGGAAATTGACGCTAAAGACATGTTCGTGATGCCGGGATTAATTGACGCTCATATTCATCTTTCTGGAATCAAAGGTGGTAGTCTATTAAAGATAATGTTTGAGAAACCGGAGTATAGAGTACTTCGCTCTAGTAAATGGCTAGAAAAATTATTGTTAGCAGGATTTACAACTGTCAGAGATTGTGGAGAAACAGTGTCTTTAGCCTTAAAGAGAGCTGTAAATGAAAGGATTATAAGCGGACCTAAGGTAATTGCTGCAGGGAAACCTATTACACAGACTTTTGGACATGGAGAATTGAGCCATGATGTACCGTTAGAGTTTTCAAAAACTATGAGCTTTTCAGAATTTTGCGATGGAGTGGAATCATGTATTCACGCAGCCAGGAAAGTTCTAAGAGATGGTGCTGATTTCATCAAAATATTTGCAACTGGTGGAGTATTATCACAGAGGGATAGACCAGAACACCCTCAGTTAAGTTATGAGGAAATTAGGGCGATAGTAAACGAAGCTGAAAAAGTAAATACTTACGTAGCAGCTCACGCTCATGGAGATAGAGGAGCAAGAATTGCAATAGAGGCTGGGATAAAAACGTTAGAACACGGTACTTTGCTTAAGGATGACACGTTGAAGTTAATGAGGGAGAAAAACGTAACGCTAACTCCGACATTGACTATTCAAGAGTTAATATACAAATACGGTAAACAGATAGGAGTTGATGAGTGGGGACTTCAAAAGATAGTCTCTGTAAGGGAAAGTGTCTCAGAAGTAGTTAGAAAAGCTAAAGAGTATGGGGTTACAATAATAAGTGGCACCGATTTAGGTTTTGAAACTGGAATAGAGGAGATTGATATTGGAAAGAATTGGATGGAGACGGTTTTACTAGTTGAGAGAGGAGGACTATCTCCAATAGAGGCTCTGAGAGCTTCGACCTATAACGCTGCTATGGCAATTGGAATTAACACTGGAAACATAGAGATTGGAAAAGACGCTGATATTATAATTATTAACGGCGATCCTACACAAAATATAAGGGATATCTCTAATGTTATACATGTAATTCAAAATGGGAAATTAGTAGTGGAGAATAAGTCGATTAAGAGTTAG
- a CDS encoding acyl-CoA synthetase — protein sequence MVSYEEIRRSFSWSEIINYLDKSPLDVLTSHDGIAVKRLSNEIIEEISFRDLKRKALRLALYLKEFHNAKKGDVIAVLASKKIQQVIVLLATLSLGAIYQPLFTAFGPEAIRMRTRDVKPKVIFCQDDQKDKVNDAIPFSKFDELLSYGELKEIEKINWDDPIILLYTSGTTGTPKGALIAKRLLLNTYVYMKYGIGIRENDVFWNPADPGWAYGLYYGIIGPLMFGKAVIFLDEPFNPERTMEFLEENKVTNFAFAPTAYRMIAGTVKRKYGLVLERASSAGEPLNPEIIKWFMDKYNVSIKDHYGQTEVGMVVYNGWGYEANLKVGSMGLPAPGYEVDVLEDIIAVKRDSPGFHFLGYLNNPEKTKESFRGDWYLTGDNAYKDEEGYFWFIGRKDDVVKVSGYRVGPFEVESILLEFPAVLESAVVADEDPIRGHILHAYIVLKSGYSPTEELKKEIIYFVNTKYSKHVHLEKVDFVDKLPKTESGKIQRYLLKRK from the coding sequence ATGGTAAGTTATGAGGAGATTAGAAGAAGCTTCTCGTGGAGTGAGATAATTAATTATTTAGATAAAAGTCCATTAGACGTTTTAACTTCTCATGATGGTATAGCGGTTAAGAGGCTCTCTAATGAGATTATAGAGGAGATAAGCTTCAGGGATCTTAAAAGAAAGGCGTTAAGACTTGCCTTATATCTTAAGGAGTTTCATAACGCTAAGAAAGGAGACGTAATAGCAGTATTAGCTTCAAAGAAAATTCAACAAGTTATAGTACTTTTAGCAACTCTATCATTAGGAGCAATTTATCAGCCATTATTTACTGCATTCGGGCCCGAAGCAATTAGGATGAGGACTAGAGACGTGAAACCAAAAGTTATCTTTTGTCAAGACGATCAAAAGGATAAGGTAAATGATGCAATACCCTTTTCCAAGTTCGACGAATTATTAAGTTACGGTGAATTAAAAGAGATTGAAAAGATAAATTGGGATGACCCTATAATATTACTTTACACTTCTGGAACTACGGGAACACCTAAAGGAGCTCTAATCGCTAAGAGGTTATTACTTAACACTTATGTCTACATGAAGTATGGTATAGGTATTAGGGAGAATGACGTATTTTGGAATCCCGCAGATCCTGGATGGGCTTACGGATTGTATTATGGTATAATAGGACCGCTAATGTTTGGAAAAGCCGTAATCTTTCTTGACGAACCATTTAACCCTGAAAGAACAATGGAGTTCCTAGAAGAAAATAAGGTCACCAATTTTGCCTTTGCACCTACTGCGTATAGAATGATAGCCGGAACGGTTAAGAGGAAATACGGTTTAGTACTAGAAAGAGCTAGTTCTGCCGGTGAGCCACTTAACCCAGAAATTATAAAGTGGTTTATGGATAAGTATAATGTTAGTATTAAAGACCATTATGGACAAACTGAGGTTGGAATGGTGGTTTATAATGGCTGGGGATATGAGGCCAACCTAAAGGTAGGAAGTATGGGACTGCCTGCTCCTGGTTATGAAGTAGATGTATTAGAAGATATTATAGCTGTCAAGAGAGATTCTCCAGGTTTCCACTTCTTAGGATATTTAAATAATCCAGAGAAGACTAAGGAGTCATTTAGGGGAGATTGGTACTTGACTGGTGACAATGCGTATAAGGATGAAGAAGGATATTTCTGGTTTATTGGAAGGAAGGATGATGTGGTTAAGGTATCCGGTTACAGAGTAGGTCCATTTGAAGTTGAGAGCATTTTATTAGAATTTCCCGCAGTATTAGAATCTGCTGTTGTTGCTGATGAAGATCCGATACGAGGACATATATTGCACGCTTATATTGTTCTTAAAAGTGGATATAGTCCAACTGAGGAACTAAAGAAGGAGATTATCTATTTTGTAAACACTAAATACTCTAAGCATGTGCATCTAGAAAAGGTTGACTTTGTTGATAAATTACCAAAGACTGAGAGTGGTAAAATACAAAGATATCTACTTAAAAGAAAATAA